From one Microbacterium sp. 10M-3C3 genomic stretch:
- a CDS encoding DUF6412 domain-containing protein, translating to MIDGIVGVLHLLLAVVGALTAADGSGVAWALVTMAAMLAIAALLHAAGSGDAVASGAHPWRAIGASTPLAQSDPDAAGHSRPRAPGPAAPAA from the coding sequence ATGATCGACGGCATCGTGGGTGTGCTGCATCTGCTCCTCGCCGTGGTCGGAGCGCTCACCGCCGCCGACGGCAGCGGCGTGGCGTGGGCGCTCGTCACGATGGCGGCGATGCTCGCGATCGCCGCTCTTCTGCACGCGGCCGGCTCCGGTGACGCCGTCGCGTCGGGCGCGCATCCGTGGCGCGCGATCGGCGCCTCCACCCCGCTCGCGCAGAGCGATCCGGATGCGGCGGGTCACTCCCGCCCGCGTGCTCCGGGGCCCGCGGCTCCGGCCGCGTAA
- the yidC gene encoding membrane protein insertase YidC, with protein sequence MNVFDLPPLAALLDLAFRGLMALSAALTPLAGSAAAALAVVLVTLLVRILLIPVGVSQARAEQTRARLAPKLRELQRRHGRDRERLQRETMQLYRDEKTSPFAGCLPLLAQAPVVGLVYAVFLHPMIAGHANTLLGETLLGVPLGAGLWSGVISGSLDAATAGVIGVLVVLIAALGEATRRLFRPAPVPEGAPAMPAAALGALQFATAVVALFVPLAAGLYLFTTSAWTLGQRLVLRRLIPPAAPSLRAARPR encoded by the coding sequence ATGAACGTCTTCGACCTCCCTCCCCTGGCCGCGCTCCTCGACCTCGCCTTCCGGGGCCTCATGGCGCTGAGCGCCGCCCTCACGCCTCTGGCCGGGTCGGCGGCGGCTGCGCTCGCCGTCGTGCTCGTGACCCTGCTCGTGCGCATCCTGCTCATCCCGGTCGGCGTCTCGCAGGCGCGCGCCGAGCAGACCCGCGCGAGGCTCGCTCCGAAGCTGCGCGAGCTCCAGCGCCGCCACGGGCGGGACCGGGAGCGCCTGCAGCGCGAGACGATGCAGCTGTACCGCGACGAGAAGACCTCACCGTTCGCCGGGTGTCTGCCGCTGCTGGCGCAGGCGCCGGTCGTGGGGCTGGTGTACGCCGTGTTCCTGCATCCGATGATCGCCGGCCACGCCAACACGCTGCTCGGCGAGACGCTGCTCGGCGTGCCGCTGGGAGCGGGGTTGTGGTCGGGCGTGATCAGCGGGTCGCTCGATGCCGCGACCGCAGGCGTGATCGGCGTGCTCGTCGTTCTGATCGCGGCGCTCGGCGAGGCGACCCGACGCCTGTTCCGGCCCGCGCCCGTGCCCGAAGGCGCGCCCGCCATGCCGGCGGCGGCGCTCGGCGCGCTGCAGTTCGCCACGGCGGTCGTGGCGCTGTTCGTGCCGCTGGCCGCCGGTCTGTACCTCTTCACGACCTCGGCGTGGACACTCGGTCAGCGTCTCGTGCTGCGCCGGCTCATTCCGCCGGCCGCACCATCGCTCAGAGCCGCACGACCTCGATGA
- a CDS encoding DEAD/DEAH box helicase, whose product MPASLLDLVPVGADDDTVYTGFVAWAEDRGLRLYPAQDEAVIELVSGANVILSTPTGTGKSLVAVAAHAASLARGGRTYYTAPIKALVSEKFFALVEIFGAERVGMVTGDSSVNPDAPIICCTAEILANLALRQGPDAAVDQVVMDEFHYYGDPERGWAWQVPLLQLPRAQFLLMSATLGDVTAIAEDLTRRTGRGTARVTGVERPVPLHYSYARTPAQDIVQRLLEERETPVYIVHFSQAAALERAQALSSVALTTRAQRDEIAAAIGGFRFTTGFGKTLSRLVRAGIGVHHAGMLPRYRRLVETLAQRGLLRVICGTDTLGVGINVPIRTVLVTALAKFDGQRMRQLSAREFHQIAGRAGRAGYDTSGTVIVMAPEWEIENAVALAKAGDDAAKRKKIVRKKAPQGAVNWGEGSFERLVAAEPEPLVPHMQLTAAMLINVIARGGDVLGDVRSLVFDNHEPRARRYELARRALAIFRTLVQAGIVTTGEDGIRLTVDLQPNFALNQPLSPFALAAIELLDPSDAAGGAGTGHYALDVVSVIEATLDDPRAILAQQQFRARGEAVGAMKADGLDYDERMAALEEITWPKPLEELLTQAFEVFATSQPWVRDFELSPKSVVRDMFERALSFGEFVSLYQLARSEGLVLRYLSDAYRAVRQTVPTEAQTPDLVDLIAWLGEVVRQVDSSLVDEWEALITPTGPEDEPVVPPAPPSVLANRRAFTVLVRNELFRRVQLAALQRDDELEELDPDVDWPAALDAYYAEHDEVLTGGPARAAALVSIDDDAAAAGVWRVEQTIDDPAGDHDWRIRAVVDLAASEEAGTAVVRVIEVVRL is encoded by the coding sequence GTGCCCGCTTCGCTCCTGGACCTCGTGCCCGTGGGCGCGGACGACGACACCGTCTACACCGGGTTCGTCGCCTGGGCGGAGGACCGGGGGCTGCGGCTGTACCCCGCGCAGGACGAGGCGGTCATCGAGCTGGTGTCGGGCGCGAACGTGATCCTGTCGACGCCGACCGGCACGGGGAAGTCCCTCGTGGCCGTCGCCGCGCATGCGGCATCCCTCGCACGGGGCGGCCGCACGTATTACACCGCCCCGATCAAGGCGCTCGTGAGCGAGAAGTTCTTCGCCCTCGTGGAGATCTTCGGCGCGGAGCGCGTCGGTATGGTCACGGGCGACTCGTCGGTGAACCCGGATGCGCCGATCATCTGCTGCACAGCGGAGATCCTCGCGAACCTCGCGCTGCGGCAGGGCCCGGACGCCGCCGTCGACCAGGTGGTCATGGACGAGTTCCATTACTACGGCGACCCTGAGCGCGGGTGGGCGTGGCAGGTGCCGTTGCTGCAGCTCCCGCGTGCGCAGTTCCTCCTGATGTCGGCCACCCTGGGCGATGTCACCGCGATCGCCGAGGATCTGACGCGTCGCACCGGGCGCGGGACCGCGCGGGTGACGGGCGTCGAGCGCCCGGTGCCGCTGCACTACTCCTATGCGCGCACGCCCGCGCAGGACATCGTGCAGCGCCTCCTCGAAGAGCGTGAGACGCCGGTCTACATCGTGCATTTCTCGCAGGCGGCCGCGCTCGAGCGGGCGCAGGCCCTCTCGAGCGTCGCGCTGACGACGCGCGCGCAGCGGGACGAGATCGCCGCGGCGATCGGCGGCTTCCGGTTCACGACGGGATTCGGGAAGACCCTGTCGCGGCTCGTGCGCGCGGGCATCGGCGTCCACCACGCCGGCATGCTGCCGCGTTACCGGCGGCTCGTGGAGACGCTCGCCCAACGCGGGCTGCTGCGGGTGATCTGCGGCACCGACACGCTCGGCGTCGGCATCAACGTGCCGATCCGGACGGTGCTCGTGACGGCCCTGGCGAAGTTCGACGGGCAGCGGATGCGGCAGCTGAGCGCGCGCGAGTTCCACCAGATCGCGGGGCGGGCCGGCCGCGCCGGGTACGACACGTCGGGCACCGTCATCGTGATGGCGCCGGAGTGGGAGATCGAGAATGCCGTCGCGCTGGCGAAGGCCGGCGACGACGCCGCGAAGCGCAAGAAGATCGTGCGGAAGAAGGCGCCGCAGGGCGCCGTCAACTGGGGCGAGGGGTCGTTCGAGCGCCTGGTCGCCGCCGAGCCCGAGCCGCTCGTGCCGCACATGCAGCTGACGGCGGCCATGCTCATCAACGTCATCGCCCGCGGCGGCGACGTGCTCGGCGACGTACGCTCGCTCGTGTTCGACAACCACGAGCCGCGCGCGCGACGCTACGAGCTCGCCCGCCGTGCCCTCGCGATCTTCCGCACGCTCGTGCAGGCGGGGATCGTCACGACGGGGGAGGACGGCATCCGCCTGACCGTCGACCTGCAGCCCAACTTCGCGCTGAACCAGCCGCTGTCGCCGTTCGCGCTCGCCGCGATCGAGCTGCTGGACCCGTCGGATGCGGCGGGTGGTGCCGGCACCGGCCACTACGCGCTCGATGTCGTGAGCGTCATCGAGGCGACGCTGGACGACCCGCGGGCGATCCTCGCGCAGCAGCAGTTCCGGGCACGCGGCGAGGCGGTGGGGGCGATGAAGGCCGACGGCCTGGACTACGACGAGCGCATGGCGGCGCTGGAGGAGATCACGTGGCCGAAGCCGCTCGAGGAGCTGCTGACGCAGGCCTTCGAGGTGTTCGCCACGAGCCAGCCGTGGGTGCGCGACTTCGAGCTGTCGCCCAAGTCAGTCGTGCGCGACATGTTCGAGCGTGCGCTGTCGTTCGGCGAGTTCGTGTCGCTGTACCAGCTCGCCCGGAGCGAAGGGCTCGTGCTGCGCTACCTGAGCGACGCGTACCGGGCGGTCCGCCAGACGGTGCCGACGGAGGCGCAGACGCCGGATCTCGTCGATCTCATCGCGTGGCTGGGCGAGGTCGTGCGCCAGGTCGACTCGAGCCTCGTCGACGAGTGGGAGGCGCTGATCACCCCGACGGGGCCGGAGGACGAGCCGGTCGTGCCGCCCGCGCCGCCGTCGGTGCTCGCGAACCGCCGGGCGTTCACCGTGCTCGTGCGCAACGAGCTGTTCCGCCGCGTGCAGCTCGCCGCCCTGCAACGCGACGACGAGCTGGAGGAGCTCGACCCCGATGTGGACTGGCCCGCCGCGCTGGACGCGTACTACGCCGAGCACGACGAGGTCCTCACCGGCGGTCCCGCCCGCGCGGCGGCCCTCGTGTCGATCGACGACGACGCCGCGGCCGCCGGCGTCTGGCGGGTCGAGCAGACGATCGACGATCCGGCCGGCGACCACGACTGGCGCATCCGGGCCGTCGTCGACCTCGCTGCATCCGAGGAGGCGGGCACCGCGGTCGTCCGGGTCATCGAGGTCGTGCGGCTCTGA
- a CDS encoding MarR family transcriptional regulator: MAPTERDDEVDLLIDAWSSRLPDVDLTPLDVMSRLRRASLRLAKLRAAAFAGAGLAAWEFDVLAALRRAEAPHEMNPAQLIEATMIGSAAMTNRLEKLHGRGFIERRPNEYDRRSILVRLTSEGADRVDAAMTELVRREAEELRRLSPADQAALARILRRLVEPE, from the coding sequence ATGGCCCCGACAGAGCGCGACGACGAGGTCGACCTCCTCATCGACGCCTGGTCGAGTCGGCTTCCCGACGTCGACCTCACGCCGCTGGATGTCATGTCGCGGCTGCGGCGCGCGTCCCTGCGGCTCGCGAAGCTGCGCGCGGCCGCGTTCGCCGGCGCGGGCCTGGCGGCATGGGAGTTCGATGTGCTCGCGGCGCTGCGACGCGCCGAGGCGCCGCACGAGATGAACCCCGCGCAGCTCATCGAGGCGACGATGATCGGCTCCGCCGCCATGACCAACCGCCTCGAGAAGCTGCACGGGCGCGGCTTCATCGAGCGACGCCCGAACGAGTACGACCGCCGGAGCATCCTCGTCCGCCTGACCAGCGAAGGAGCAGACCGCGTCGACGCCGCCATGACCGAGCTCGTGCGGCGCGAGGCGGAGGAGCTGCGGCGCCTCAGCCCCGCCGACCAGGCCGCGCTCGCCCGGATCCTCCGCCGCCTCGTCGAGCCCGAGTGA
- a CDS encoding metal-sensitive transcriptional regulator: protein MNGDDADKDDLLKRLRRAEGQVRGIARMVEDDTYCIDILTQVSAATKALENVALSLLRDHLTHCVAEATAQGGPVAEEKIREANEAIARLVRS from the coding sequence ATGAACGGTGACGACGCGGACAAGGACGACCTGCTCAAGCGCCTTCGCCGCGCCGAAGGCCAGGTGCGCGGCATCGCGCGCATGGTCGAAGACGACACGTACTGCATCGACATCCTGACCCAGGTGTCGGCGGCGACGAAGGCGCTCGAGAACGTCGCGCTGTCGCTGCTGCGCGATCACCTCACCCACTGCGTCGCCGAGGCGACGGCACAGGGCGGTCCGGTTGCCGAGGAGAAGATCCGCGAGGCGAACGAGGCGATAGCGCGCCTCGTTCGCTCGTGA
- a CDS encoding heavy-metal-associated domain-containing protein: MTEQRLNLGLVPPASGCSGDACACGTAATEAPAAVDVVARVDVTGMTCGHCVRAVTEEVSALYGVAGVDVDLVADGVSHVTVRGDRPVDESALREAIAEAGYAVVARA, encoded by the coding sequence ATGACCGAGCAGCGACTGAACCTGGGACTCGTGCCCCCCGCCTCCGGATGCAGCGGCGACGCGTGTGCGTGCGGCACCGCGGCGACCGAGGCCCCCGCGGCCGTCGACGTCGTGGCGCGCGTGGATGTGACCGGCATGACGTGCGGCCACTGTGTGCGCGCCGTGACCGAGGAGGTCTCGGCACTGTACGGCGTGGCCGGTGTCGACGTCGACCTCGTGGCCGACGGCGTCTCGCACGTGACGGTGCGCGGCGACCGCCCGGTGGACGAGTCGGCCCTACGCGAGGCGATCGCCGAGGCGGGCTACGCGGTCGTCGCGCGCGCCTGA
- a CDS encoding helix-turn-helix transcriptional regulator: MSVRLGLLALLDQGECYGSQLRSEYARRTGTTLNVGQIYTTLDRLERDGLAEKRGVDDRGHTRWALTAAGRAEVRTWFTAADPLPSRDERAAKVALAATLPGVDVARLVDAEVRGARARRDRLAAHAPDDAAARIVRAAELARLDAELAWLESVPELAADGAFALAAERPKRGRPARSATG; this comes from the coding sequence ATGTCGGTGCGGCTCGGTCTGCTCGCGCTCCTGGATCAGGGCGAATGCTACGGATCGCAGCTGCGCTCCGAATACGCGCGCCGGACCGGGACGACCCTGAACGTGGGGCAGATCTACACGACCCTCGACCGCCTCGAGCGCGACGGCCTCGCCGAGAAGCGCGGCGTCGACGACCGCGGACACACGCGGTGGGCGCTGACGGCGGCCGGACGCGCGGAGGTGCGCACGTGGTTCACGGCCGCCGACCCGCTGCCCTCCCGCGACGAGCGCGCGGCCAAGGTCGCGCTCGCCGCCACCCTCCCCGGGGTCGACGTCGCGCGCCTCGTGGACGCCGAGGTGCGCGGTGCGCGCGCGCGGCGCGACCGGCTCGCCGCGCACGCGCCGGACGATGCGGCGGCCCGCATCGTCCGCGCCGCCGAGCTCGCGCGCCTCGATGCGGAGCTCGCGTGGCTCGAGAGCGTGCCGGAGCTGGCCGCGGACGGCGCCTTCGCCCTCGCCGCGGAGCGGCCCAAGCGCGGCCGGCCGGCGCGCTCGGCGACGGGGTAG
- the moaA gene encoding GTP 3',8-cyclase MoaA, with the protein MTAVPVVLRSAAPARAAAAMPVDGPLVDTHGRVHRDLRISLTDRCSLRCTYCMPEQGNEWLARSSILSVDEIVEVAEVAASLGITTFRLTGGEPLLRTDIAEIVARLAALRGPDGPVEIAMTTNGIRLPELLPDLVAAGLRRLNISIDTIRRDRFAALTRRDRLDDVLAGIAAAAASGLRPLKLNAVALRDVNDDELVDLVAFAVEAGAEMRFIEQMPLDAGHTWDRATMVPREEILAALSRRWELTPVPGRGGAPAETWLLDGGPRRVGVIASVTAPFCGACDRLRLTADGQLRNCLFSIAEYDLVPALRSGTGPRATAIEERLRACVWGKLPGHAINDPSFLQPPRGMNAIGG; encoded by the coding sequence ATGACCGCCGTTCCGGTCGTGCTGCGCTCGGCGGCACCCGCTCGCGCGGCCGCGGCAATGCCCGTCGACGGACCGCTCGTGGACACGCACGGACGCGTGCACCGCGATCTGCGGATCTCGCTCACCGATCGCTGCTCGCTGCGGTGCACGTACTGCATGCCCGAGCAAGGCAACGAGTGGCTCGCCCGATCGAGCATCCTGTCGGTCGACGAGATCGTCGAGGTCGCCGAGGTCGCCGCATCGCTCGGCATCACGACCTTCCGCCTCACCGGCGGCGAGCCCCTCCTGCGCACCGACATCGCGGAGATCGTCGCGCGCCTCGCGGCGCTCCGCGGCCCCGACGGCCCCGTCGAGATCGCCATGACGACGAACGGCATCCGCCTCCCGGAGCTGCTGCCCGACCTCGTGGCCGCAGGACTCCGCCGCCTCAACATCAGCATCGACACCATCCGGCGCGACCGATTCGCCGCGCTCACCCGCCGCGACCGCCTCGACGACGTGCTCGCGGGCATCGCGGCGGCCGCCGCATCGGGCCTGCGACCCCTCAAGCTCAACGCCGTCGCCCTGCGGGACGTCAACGACGACGAGCTCGTCGACCTCGTCGCGTTCGCCGTCGAGGCCGGCGCCGAGATGCGCTTCATCGAGCAGATGCCGCTGGACGCCGGCCACACGTGGGATCGCGCGACCATGGTGCCCCGGGAGGAGATCCTGGCGGCCCTGTCGCGTCGGTGGGAGCTCACCCCCGTGCCCGGACGCGGCGGTGCGCCCGCCGAGACGTGGCTGCTGGACGGCGGCCCGCGCCGGGTCGGGGTCATCGCGTCGGTCACGGCGCCGTTCTGCGGTGCGTGCGACCGGCTGCGCCTGACGGCGGACGGGCAGCTGCGCAACTGCCTGTTCTCGATCGCCGAGTACGACCTCGTTCCGGCGCTCCGCTCCGGCACGGGCCCGCGGGCGACGGCGATCGAGGAGCGGCTGCGCGCGTGCGTGTGGGGAAAGCTCCCCGGGCACGCGATCAACGACCCTTCCTTCCTGCAGCCGCCGCGCGGCATGAACGCGATCGGCGGATGA
- a CDS encoding cytochrome ubiquinol oxidase subunit I, producing the protein MEFLDPLLLARWQFGLTTLYHYLFVPLTLGMSLVVAIFQTVWYRTADVKWLHLTRFFGKIFLINFAMGVVTGIVQEFQFGMNWSAYSRFVGDVFGAPLAFEGLLAFFLEATFIGLWIFGWDRLPRLAHLATIWMVVIGSTLSAYFILAANAFMQNPVGFQMSADGTRAELVDFWALLTNRVALAAFPHTITSAWMFAAAVVIAVAAWHLARGRNTETMRPALRFGMWFMIVSFVGVALSGDQLGLQMVATQPMKMAAAEAMYNTSCGADASFSLFSIGTPDGSQEIWSLRVPYLLSFLSTHSFDGCVEGINDLQTLYTQQFGPGDYTPIIWVTYWAFRWMMALGGAAAALSVAGLWITRKNSRIAMRPWMWRVLVWSAPLPLLGSLVGWVFTEMGRQPWMVFGLMLTADGVSPSVPAWNVLLSLVAFTAIYATLAIVEVGLLIRYAQKGPDPLPDPDAAAEPDSVENTPTTVY; encoded by the coding sequence ATGGAGTTCCTCGACCCGCTCCTTCTGGCCCGGTGGCAGTTCGGTCTCACGACCCTCTACCACTACCTCTTCGTGCCCCTGACGCTCGGCATGTCCCTCGTCGTGGCGATCTTCCAGACCGTCTGGTACCGCACCGCGGACGTGAAGTGGCTGCACCTCACGCGCTTCTTCGGGAAGATCTTCCTCATCAACTTCGCGATGGGCGTGGTCACCGGCATCGTGCAGGAGTTCCAGTTCGGCATGAACTGGTCGGCGTACTCGCGCTTCGTCGGCGACGTGTTCGGCGCCCCGCTCGCGTTCGAGGGTCTCCTGGCGTTCTTCCTCGAGGCCACCTTCATCGGGCTGTGGATCTTCGGGTGGGATCGCCTGCCGCGCCTCGCCCACCTCGCGACGATCTGGATGGTCGTGATCGGCTCGACCCTGTCGGCCTACTTCATCCTCGCCGCGAACGCGTTCATGCAGAACCCCGTCGGCTTCCAGATGTCCGCCGACGGCACGCGCGCCGAGCTGGTGGACTTCTGGGCGCTGCTGACCAACCGGGTGGCCCTCGCGGCCTTCCCGCACACGATCACGTCGGCGTGGATGTTCGCGGCGGCCGTCGTCATCGCCGTCGCGGCGTGGCACCTGGCGCGCGGCCGCAACACCGAGACGATGCGCCCGGCGCTGCGCTTCGGCATGTGGTTCATGATCGTGTCGTTCGTGGGCGTCGCGCTCTCGGGCGATCAGCTCGGCCTGCAGATGGTCGCGACGCAGCCCATGAAGATGGCCGCGGCCGAGGCGATGTACAACACGTCGTGCGGTGCGGACGCGTCGTTCTCGCTCTTCTCCATCGGCACACCCGACGGCTCGCAGGAGATCTGGTCGCTGCGGGTGCCGTACCTGCTGTCGTTCCTCTCCACGCACAGCTTCGACGGCTGCGTCGAGGGCATCAACGATCTTCAGACCCTGTACACCCAGCAGTTCGGCCCCGGCGACTACACGCCGATCATCTGGGTCACCTACTGGGCGTTCCGCTGGATGATGGCGCTCGGCGGCGCCGCGGCGGCGCTCTCGGTCGCGGGTCTGTGGATCACACGCAAGAACTCGCGCATCGCGATGCGTCCGTGGATGTGGCGCGTGCTGGTGTGGTCGGCGCCGCTGCCGCTCCTCGGCAGCCTCGTGGGGTGGGTCTTCACGGAGATGGGCCGCCAGCCGTGGATGGTCTTCGGCCTCATGCTCACCGCGGACGGCGTCTCGCCGAGCGTCCCGGCGTGGAACGTGCTGCTCTCCCTCGTCGCCTTCACCGCGATCTACGCGACCCTCGCGATCGTCGAGGTGGGCCTGCTCATCCGCTACGCGCAGAAGGGTCCCGATCCCCTCCCCGACCCGGATGCGGCGGCGGAGCCCGACTCCGTCGAGAACACCCCGACGACCGTCTACTAG
- the cydB gene encoding cytochrome d ubiquinol oxidase subunit II codes for MDLAYLWFWIVGALFIGYFVLDGFDFGVGMSLPFLGRDDISRRQIINTIGPVWDLNETWVIVAGACLFAAFPEWYATLFSGFYLPLLLILLALIARGVSFEYRHQRDSAQWKRRIDAMIVVGSAVPAFLWGVAFANVVQGVPLDAGHEFTGTLLTLLNPYALLGGATTLLLFFVHGVTFVALKTDGPVHTAARRLATRAGVVTIAVAALFVAWTVLAHFTLPVLALGAAAAVLLIASVAANARDREGWAFGFGAFTILAAVLMLWFALFPNVMPSTGDPAGTLTIENASSTDYTLTIMSWAAVVFLPLVLAYQGWTYWVFRKRVTRARIEKAAALAH; via the coding sequence ATGGATCTCGCATATCTCTGGTTCTGGATCGTCGGAGCGCTGTTCATCGGGTACTTCGTGCTCGACGGGTTCGACTTCGGCGTCGGCATGTCGCTGCCCTTCCTCGGCCGCGACGACATCTCGCGACGGCAGATCATCAACACCATCGGTCCCGTGTGGGACCTCAACGAGACGTGGGTGATCGTCGCGGGGGCGTGCCTGTTCGCCGCGTTCCCGGAGTGGTACGCGACGCTCTTCAGCGGCTTCTACCTGCCGCTGCTGCTGATTCTGCTCGCCCTCATCGCGCGAGGGGTGTCCTTCGAGTACCGGCACCAGCGCGACTCCGCGCAGTGGAAGCGCCGCATCGACGCCATGATCGTCGTCGGCTCCGCGGTGCCGGCCTTCCTGTGGGGCGTCGCGTTCGCCAACGTCGTCCAGGGCGTGCCGCTGGACGCCGGGCACGAGTTCACCGGCACGCTCCTGACCCTGCTCAACCCCTACGCGCTCCTGGGCGGCGCGACGACGCTCCTGCTGTTCTTCGTGCACGGCGTCACCTTCGTCGCGCTGAAGACCGACGGCCCGGTGCACACGGCCGCCCGTCGCCTCGCGACACGCGCGGGCGTCGTCACGATCGCCGTCGCCGCGCTGTTCGTCGCGTGGACGGTGCTCGCGCACTTCACCCTGCCCGTCCTCGCCCTCGGCGCGGCCGCGGCGGTGCTCCTCATCGCGTCGGTCGCCGCGAACGCGCGCGACCGCGAGGGATGGGCGTTCGGGTTCGGAGCGTTCACGATCCTCGCCGCCGTCCTCATGCTGTGGTTCGCGCTCTTCCCGAACGTGATGCCCTCGACGGGCGACCCGGCCGGCACGCTCACGATCGAGAACGCGTCGAGCACCGACTACACCCTCACGATCATGAGCTGGGCAGCGGTGGTCTTCCTGCCGCTCGTGCTGGCGTACCAGGGCTGGACCTACTGGGTGTTCCGCAAGCGCGTCACGCGCGCCCGCATCGAGAAGGCCGCGGCGCTCGCGCACTGA
- the cydD gene encoding thiol reductant ABC exporter subunit CydD: MRPVDPRLLRYARASRGFLAATTAIALAQAGVVVGIAWGLTTALVGAIGGAPVASLARPLLVAAALVLVRAVLAVAAEYAAARGGAAAARELRDALVGAVRRRGPAWLSARNAAALSVTAGHGLDALEGYFSRYLPQLVATVVLTPILLGAIALADPLSALIVVLTLPLIPVFMVLIGLATRAVQKRQYDTLTGLAARFADTVEGLGTLKAYGRDRRAADGIGAVTRRYARETMAVLRVSFLSGFALEFLAAISVAIVAVTIGFRLLAGEMELLPGLFVLLLAPDTFLPLRQVGVQFHAAAEGVAATEDVFAVLDADRADALAVPDAAVAAPRGTTLTASALRVRRGAQTLPPVDLVVRPGRVTWLRGPSGAGKSSVVAALLGFAVVADGAIRVDGRAVPDIRASAAWAGQTPGLVAGTVAENVALGAAEPDAALVARCLADAAADELDPELALGPRGTGLSGGQAQRVAVARALYRLRERALPFLVLDEPTSALDPGTEDTLWRRIRRAADDGAGVLLVSHRESAAAIADDVVSLAAQPVGGAA; encoded by the coding sequence ATGAGACCCGTCGACCCCCGCCTGCTCCGCTACGCGCGCGCGTCGCGCGGCTTCCTCGCCGCGACGACGGCGATCGCGCTCGCGCAGGCCGGGGTCGTCGTCGGCATCGCGTGGGGGCTCACGACGGCCCTCGTGGGGGCGATCGGCGGCGCACCCGTCGCGTCGCTCGCCCGGCCGCTGCTCGTGGCGGCGGCGCTCGTGCTCGTGCGCGCCGTGCTCGCGGTGGCCGCCGAATACGCCGCCGCGCGGGGCGGCGCCGCCGCAGCGCGCGAGCTGCGCGACGCCCTCGTCGGCGCGGTCCGCCGCCGCGGGCCGGCGTGGCTGTCCGCGCGGAACGCGGCCGCCCTGTCGGTCACGGCCGGGCACGGTCTCGACGCCCTCGAGGGGTACTTCTCGCGCTACCTGCCGCAGTTGGTCGCCACGGTCGTGCTCACCCCGATCCTCCTCGGCGCGATCGCCCTCGCCGATCCGCTGTCGGCGCTCATCGTCGTCCTGACACTGCCCCTCATCCCCGTCTTCATGGTGCTCATCGGCCTGGCCACGCGCGCCGTGCAGAAGCGGCAGTACGACACGCTGACGGGCCTGGCCGCGCGCTTCGCCGACACCGTCGAGGGGCTCGGCACCCTGAAGGCCTACGGCCGCGACCGCCGCGCCGCCGACGGCATCGGCGCCGTCACGCGCCGCTACGCGCGCGAGACGATGGCGGTGCTGCGCGTGTCGTTCCTCTCGGGCTTCGCCCTGGAGTTCCTCGCGGCGATCTCGGTCGCGATCGTCGCCGTCACGATCGGCTTCCGCCTCCTCGCGGGCGAGATGGAGCTGCTGCCGGGCCTGTTCGTCCTGCTGCTCGCACCCGACACGTTCCTGCCGCTGCGGCAGGTGGGTGTGCAGTTCCACGCCGCCGCCGAAGGGGTCGCGGCGACGGAGGACGTCTTCGCGGTACTCGACGCCGACCGCGCCGACGCGCTCGCCGTGCCGGATGCGGCGGTCGCGGCACCGCGCGGCACCACGCTCACCGCATCGGCTCTGCGCGTGCGACGGGGCGCGCAGACACTTCCGCCCGTCGATCTCGTCGTGCGCCCGGGGCGGGTGACGTGGCTGCGCGGCCCGAGCGGCGCGGGCAAGTCGAGCGTCGTCGCCGCTCTCCTCGGCTTCGCCGTCGTCGCCGACGGCGCGATCCGCGTCGACGGCCGCGCCGTGCCCGACATTCGGGCGTCGGCCGCGTGGGCGGGGCAGACGCCGGGGCTCGTCGCCGGCACGGTCGCCGAGAACGTCGCTCTGGGCGCGGCGGAGCCCGACGCCGCTCTGGTGGCGCGGTGCCTCGCGGATGCGGCGGCCGACGAGCTCGACCCCGAGCTCGCGCTGGGGCCGCGCGGCACGGGGCTCTCGGGCGGTCAGGCGCAGCGCGTCGCGGTCGCCCGGGCGCTCTACCGGCTGCGCGAGCGCGCGCTGCCCTTCCTCGTGCTGGACGAACCGACCAGCGCGCTGGACCCCGGTACCGAGGACACGCTGTGGCGCCGCATCCGGCGCGCCGCCGACGACGGCGCCGGCGTGCTGCTCGTCTCGCACCGCGAGAGCGCCGCCGCGATCGCCGACGACGTCGTCAGCCTCGCGGCACAGCCCGTGGGGGGTGCCGCGTGA